In Neisseriaceae bacterium CLB008, one genomic interval encodes:
- the trpD gene encoding anthranilate phosphoribosyltransferase, translating to MITTQEALNRLIDNNELFFDEMVHIMRLILNGEVSPEITAALLIGLRIKVETVSEVAAAATVIREFATHVPVQDKTNLLDIVGTGGDNAHTFNISTCTMFVAAAAGAKVAKHGNRAVSSSSGSADALESMGINLKLSPEQVGQCIDQLGLGFMYAPNHHQAMRHVAPVRKALGVRTIFNILGPLLNPAQAPNQLMGVFHPDLVGIQSRVVQQLGAKHVMVVNGCDGLDEITLLGPTKVAELKEGWIREYSIHPNDFGIDLIDTHKPIQAHSTAESLQKIDSVLAGETGPCRDIVLLNAAAALYCANIATDLHDGFERAKVAIDSGEAKRKQQSLISHTQQLHPVTE from the coding sequence ATGATTACCACCCAAGAAGCGCTCAATCGCCTAATTGACAACAACGAATTGTTTTTTGATGAGATGGTGCACATCATGCGCCTGATCCTGAATGGTGAAGTGTCGCCAGAGATCACCGCCGCCCTACTCATCGGCCTACGCATTAAGGTCGAAACCGTTTCAGAAGTGGCCGCAGCCGCCACCGTGATTCGCGAATTCGCCACCCACGTACCGGTACAAGACAAAACCAATCTATTGGACATCGTCGGCACCGGCGGCGACAACGCCCACACCTTTAATATTTCGACCTGCACCATGTTTGTGGCCGCAGCGGCCGGCGCAAAGGTGGCCAAACACGGTAACCGTGCGGTTTCATCGTCTAGTGGCAGCGCCGATGCCTTAGAGAGCATGGGCATTAATCTAAAACTCAGCCCAGAGCAGGTCGGCCAATGCATCGACCAGCTCGGCCTAGGCTTTATGTATGCCCCCAACCATCACCAAGCCATGCGCCACGTCGCGCCGGTTCGCAAAGCCTTGGGCGTGCGCACTATTTTCAACATCCTAGGGCCTTTATTAAACCCTGCTCAAGCCCCCAACCAATTAATGGGCGTCTTTCATCCTGACCTAGTTGGCATTCAGTCGCGCGTGGTGCAGCAGCTAGGTGCCAAACACGTAATGGTGGTCAACGGCTGTGACGGCCTTGACGAAATCACCCTCCTTGGCCCGACTAAGGTAGCCGAACTCAAAGAAGGCTGGATCCGCGAATACAGCATCCATCCCAATGATTTTGGCATTGATCTGATCGACACCCACAAACCGATTCAGGCCCACTCGACGGCCGAATCGCTGCAAAAAATTGACAGTGTATTGGCCGGCGAAACCGGCCCTTGCCGCGACATCGTGCTGCTCAATGCGGCAGCGGCGCTCTACTGTGCCAATATCGCCACCGACCTACACGACGGTTTTGAACGTGCTAAGGTGGCCATTGACAGTGGCGAAGCCAAGCGCAAACAGCAAAGCCTAATCAGCCACACCCAACAGCTACACCCCGTTACTGAATAA
- a CDS encoding NarK family nitrate/nitrite MFS transporter encodes MSYVLKDWEPENKDFWDKKGKAIAKRNLWLSIFSLLLSFAIWQMWSVVVVYLPAAGFNYTANELSWLIGLPALSGATLRIVYSFIVPIFGGRRWTAFSTMTLLLPALGLGFAVQNPDTPYSTMMILALLCGFGSGNFSSSMANISFFFPKAEKGTALGLNAGLGNLGVSVMQVVIPAVVGFGMFGALGGSAQTHEIAGVSQSVWLQNAGFVWVPFILVSGILAWFGMNDIASMKASFSEQAVIFTRKHNWLMCWLYLGTFGSFIGFSAGFPFLMKSQFVGVDALKLAFLGPLVGAIARPFGGWLSDKIGGARVTHWVFVLMMVAVVGVLLCLPSNGVGGNFIGFFACFLILFALTGIGNGSTFMQVPAIFAKYHEARAAAGEISTAEAQQSATKEGAAVLGFSAALAAYGGFFIPKSYGSALALTGSVAPALIAFIVFYATCVAINWWYYARKGAPTKC; translated from the coding sequence ATGTCATACGTTTTAAAAGATTGGGAACCCGAAAATAAGGATTTTTGGGACAAAAAAGGGAAGGCCATTGCCAAGCGCAACCTGTGGCTGTCGATTTTTTCACTCTTGCTGTCGTTTGCCATTTGGCAAATGTGGAGCGTGGTGGTGGTGTATCTGCCCGCAGCAGGCTTTAACTATACGGCCAATGAATTGTCTTGGCTGATTGGCCTACCAGCGCTTTCAGGCGCAACGCTGCGGATTGTGTATTCCTTCATCGTGCCGATTTTTGGCGGTCGGCGTTGGACGGCTTTTTCGACCATGACGCTGTTGTTGCCGGCTTTGGGTTTAGGTTTTGCGGTGCAAAACCCAGACACGCCTTACAGCACCATGATGATTTTGGCTTTGCTGTGTGGTTTTGGCAGCGGCAACTTTAGCTCCAGCATGGCCAACATCAGCTTTTTCTTTCCTAAGGCAGAAAAAGGTACGGCATTGGGTTTGAATGCTGGTCTTGGTAATTTGGGCGTGTCGGTGATGCAGGTGGTGATTCCTGCCGTGGTGGGCTTCGGTATGTTTGGTGCCTTGGGCGGCAGCGCCCAAACCCATGAGATAGCCGGCGTGAGCCAAAGTGTGTGGCTACAAAATGCTGGCTTTGTCTGGGTGCCGTTTATTTTGGTGTCAGGCATTTTGGCCTGGTTTGGCATGAACGACATTGCCAGCATGAAGGCGTCTTTTTCTGAGCAAGCGGTGATCTTTACCCGTAAGCACAATTGGTTGATGTGCTGGCTGTATTTGGGCACCTTTGGCTCGTTTATTGGTTTTTCGGCAGGCTTTCCGTTTTTGATGAAAAGTCAGTTTGTTGGCGTGGATGCGCTGAAGCTGGCATTTTTAGGGCCGCTAGTAGGGGCGATTGCACGCCCATTTGGTGGCTGGCTGTCGGATAAAATCGGCGGCGCCCGCGTGACCCATTGGGTGTTTGTGCTGATGATGGTGGCCGTGGTTGGGGTGCTGTTGTGCCTGCCAAGCAATGGCGTGGGCGGCAATTTTATCGGCTTCTTTGCCTGCTTTTTGATTCTGTTTGCCCTAACGGGGATTGGCAACGGTTCAACGTTTATGCAGGTGCCAGCTATTTTTGCCAAATATCATGAAGCCCGTGCGGCGGCTGGCGAAATCAGCACCGCTGAAGCGCAGCAGTCTGCCACCAAGGAAGGCGCGGCCGTCTTGGGCTTCAGTGCGGCTCTGGCGGCTTATGGTGGCTTCTTTATTCCCAAAAGCTACGGTAGTGCCTTGGCATTAACCGGCAGTGTGGCGCCCGCTTTGATTGCTTTTATTGTGTTCTATGCCACTTGTGTGGCGATTAACTGGTGGTATTATGCTCGTAAGGGTGCGCCCACTAAATGTTGA
- a CDS encoding type IV pili methyl-accepting chemotaxis transducer N-terminal domain-containing protein, whose protein sequence is MTFFAKLPISKNLSTKLVILTLVWWVLALLAIGFTLSLSWRLEGAGAAINDAGSLRMRAYRMALMTQKHESEPLLQQEMKHFERVLSGIIDGDASRPLALPKRPDIQQQADRVRQQWQHQYQPKIKAQWQSQEPVASVWADDFVFTIDQLVRLLEDDNTQTINQLRLFQKFLIGLVVAGSLFMMYVLFSWIVKPLGRLKEGMAHVANGDFNHRVALDRNDEFGLISIGFNQMAANLEDAYSNLADKVHEKTADLEERNHELKVLYDTTTYIHQDHPLAEMCEGFLQRVIAVVGASAGSVKLIDEQRQKMDWVAAVDLPEHMLMADVCTRFDACHCGEFAQQKSVDSMIRIFDQNDSTGAKSGQESPCQHEAFGQMVAFPISYGHQKIGLFNIHFYAGHDLSESENHLLHTLGNQLGVAIGSMRLVAQLRKMAVLEERNMMAQGLHDSIAQSLTFLNLQVQMLDQAWADNKPDQVRENLDFIRDGVQECYENVRELLLNFRMPIKNAEFTEAVAEVIKRFEMQVGISVDWQASGQGMALDPKQQIQVIFILQEGLSNIRKHAQAHKVTVRVHNDADFVLTLSDDGQGFDEAELADKTLAHVGMAIMQERAERIQAQLSIHSVAGSGTTLTLTIPHQARKAL, encoded by the coding sequence ATGACGTTTTTTGCAAAACTACCCATTAGTAAAAACTTATCCACCAAACTGGTTATCTTAACCCTGGTTTGGTGGGTTTTGGCATTGTTGGCGATTGGTTTTACGCTGTCGCTGTCGTGGCGCTTAGAAGGCGCCGGCGCCGCCATTAACGACGCCGGCAGCCTGCGTATGCGCGCCTATCGCATGGCGCTGATGACTCAGAAGCATGAGTCTGAACCGCTGTTGCAGCAGGAGATGAAGCATTTTGAACGGGTTTTGAGTGGCATCATCGATGGCGACGCCAGCCGACCTTTGGCCTTACCTAAGCGCCCTGACATCCAGCAGCAGGCCGACCGTGTCCGCCAGCAGTGGCAGCATCAGTATCAGCCTAAAATTAAGGCGCAATGGCAAAGCCAAGAACCGGTGGCCAGCGTTTGGGCCGACGATTTTGTGTTCACCATTGATCAGCTGGTGCGGCTCTTGGAAGACGACAATACCCAAACCATTAATCAGCTGCGGCTGTTTCAAAAATTCTTAATTGGGCTGGTGGTGGCGGGCTCCTTATTCATGATGTATGTCTTGTTCAGTTGGATCGTGAAGCCGCTAGGGCGTCTAAAAGAAGGCATGGCCCACGTGGCTAATGGTGATTTTAACCATAGGGTGGCGCTAGACCGCAACGATGAGTTTGGCTTGATCAGCATCGGTTTTAACCAGATGGCGGCTAACTTAGAAGATGCCTACAGTAATTTGGCCGATAAGGTACACGAAAAAACCGCTGACCTCGAAGAGCGTAACCACGAATTAAAGGTTTTGTACGACACAACGACGTATATTCATCAAGATCATCCTTTGGCGGAAATGTGTGAAGGCTTTTTACAGCGCGTGATCGCCGTGGTCGGCGCGAGCGCCGGCAGCGTGAAATTGATTGACGAGCAGCGCCAAAAAATGGATTGGGTGGCCGCAGTCGATCTACCCGAGCACATGCTGATGGCCGATGTCTGTACCCGATTTGACGCCTGTCACTGCGGTGAATTTGCGCAGCAAAAAAGCGTGGACAGCATGATTCGGATTTTTGACCAAAACGACAGTACTGGAGCTAAATCTGGTCAGGAAAGCCCGTGTCAGCATGAGGCTTTTGGCCAAATGGTGGCGTTTCCCATCAGCTATGGCCATCAAAAAATTGGCCTTTTCAATATTCATTTTTATGCAGGCCATGATTTAAGCGAATCAGAAAACCATTTGCTACACACCTTGGGCAATCAGCTGGGCGTGGCCATTGGCAGCATGCGGCTGGTGGCGCAGCTGCGTAAGATGGCGGTTTTGGAAGAGCGTAACATGATGGCTCAGGGCTTACATGACAGCATTGCGCAGTCTTTGACCTTCCTAAACCTACAGGTACAGATGCTGGATCAAGCCTGGGCCGATAATAAGCCTGACCAAGTGCGAGAAAACCTTGATTTTATTCGGGATGGCGTGCAAGAATGCTATGAGAATGTGCGTGAACTGTTGCTGAACTTCCGCATGCCGATCAAGAATGCTGAGTTTACCGAAGCCGTGGCCGAAGTGATTAAGCGTTTTGAAATGCAGGTGGGCATCAGCGTGGATTGGCAGGCCTCTGGCCAAGGCATGGCGCTGGATCCAAAGCAGCAGATTCAAGTGATTTTTATTTTACAAGAAGGCTTGTCGAACATTCGTAAGCACGCACAGGCTCACAAAGTCACCGTTCGGGTGCATAATGATGCTGACTTTGTGTTGACGCTCAGCGATGATGGGCAAGGGTTTGATGAGGCCGAGTTGGCCGATAAAACCTTGGCTCATGTGGGCATGGCGATTATGCAGGAACGAGCGGAACGGATTCAGGCTCAATTGAGTATTCATTCCGTGGCCGGCAGCGGGACCACGCTCACCTTAACCATTCCGCATCAGGCACGAAAGGCACTATGA
- the ampC gene encoding class C beta-lactamase yields MLVSKPPLFALCSVLTALFLSACQSPANEPSASHAPLATMLTPAVQSLQQAHEIPGMAIAVFKDGQSEGYYYGLASKETQTPVTAETLFEIGSISKTFTATLAAYAVRQQKMAWTAPVSDYVPELAGDAFGQTSLLALATHTTGGLPQQVPDEVQNAEDLLAYFKNWQPQFAEGSNRTYSNLSIGLLGAITADRWQQPFDAVLTQQLLQPLGLQQTFIKVPAQRMADYAQGYNKRNEPVRVNPGVFEAEAYGVKTTALDLMRFVAANMHQITLAPMLQQAIDDTQIGYYQAGTMTQGLIWESYPYPTILNDVLAGNADHMGREAVAVTAVKPEASPQAVLLNKTGGTGGFSAYAAFVPSQKVGVVILANKSFPIAPRVVLAQQILAHLTAQ; encoded by the coding sequence ATGCTGGTGTCAAAACCACCCTTATTCGCTCTTTGTTCTGTTCTGACGGCCTTATTCCTCAGCGCTTGTCAGTCGCCCGCCAATGAACCTAGCGCATCCCATGCGCCGTTGGCCACGATGCTGACGCCCGCCGTGCAGTCATTGCAGCAGGCGCATGAGATCCCTGGCATGGCCATTGCCGTCTTTAAGGATGGCCAAAGTGAAGGCTATTATTATGGTTTGGCGTCGAAAGAAACCCAAACCCCAGTGACGGCAGAAACCTTGTTTGAAATCGGCTCCATCAGCAAAACCTTTACCGCCACCTTGGCGGCTTATGCGGTGCGTCAGCAAAAAATGGCTTGGACAGCTCCTGTGAGTGATTATGTGCCAGAATTGGCCGGCGATGCCTTTGGCCAAACCAGTCTATTGGCCTTGGCGACCCACACGACGGGAGGCCTGCCGCAGCAGGTGCCGGACGAGGTTCAAAACGCTGAAGACTTGCTGGCCTACTTTAAAAATTGGCAGCCGCAGTTTGCTGAAGGCAGCAACCGTACCTATTCTAATTTAAGCATTGGCCTCTTAGGGGCGATTACTGCCGATCGTTGGCAACAGCCTTTTGACGCCGTGCTCACCCAACAGCTATTGCAGCCGCTGGGCCTGCAGCAGACGTTTATTAAGGTGCCAGCCCAACGGATGGCCGATTACGCCCAAGGATACAATAAGCGCAATGAGCCTGTGCGGGTGAACCCTGGGGTTTTTGAAGCAGAAGCTTATGGGGTGAAAACCACGGCGCTAGACCTCATGCGCTTTGTGGCGGCCAATATGCATCAGATCACCTTAGCGCCCATGCTGCAGCAAGCGATTGACGACACCCAGATTGGCTACTATCAGGCCGGGACCATGACGCAGGGCTTGATTTGGGAGTCTTATCCCTACCCAACGATATTGAATGATGTCTTGGCCGGTAATGCCGATCATATGGGCCGTGAGGCGGTTGCCGTGACGGCGGTCAAACCTGAGGCATCGCCACAGGCGGTGTTGCTGAACAAAACCGGCGGTACCGGGGGGTTCTCAGCCTATGCGGCTTTTGTGCCGAGCCAAAAAGTGGGCGTGGTGATCTTGGCCAATAAGAGCTTTCCTATTGCGCCGCGCGTGGTGTTGGCGCAGCAAATATTGGCGCACTTAACCGCTCAATAG
- a CDS encoding VC0807 family protein, giving the protein MNQKHILLIDLIANFLAPWLLFTGLEPSLGSFQALLASAIPPILWSLIELIRNRRLDALSLLIIGGIALSLLAMGFGADERVLLMRESWITGAMGVALLLSVLIKRPLLPWLMYAIMRRQAPGSTQQQALAHPLFQASLNTATWVWGLGLMIEAGIRLSMAAYWPIADNLLYGPIVSYGIMLLLLLWLILHHRWRVQTTHR; this is encoded by the coding sequence ATGAATCAAAAACACATCCTACTCATTGATTTAATCGCTAATTTTTTGGCACCGTGGCTGCTGTTTACCGGGTTAGAACCCAGCCTAGGCTCATTTCAGGCGCTGCTGGCCTCGGCCATTCCACCCATTTTATGGAGCCTGATTGAGCTCATCCGCAACCGCCGTCTGGATGCGCTTTCCCTATTGATTATTGGCGGCATCGCCCTCTCGCTCTTGGCCATGGGCTTTGGCGCCGATGAACGGGTTTTGCTCATGCGCGAATCGTGGATAACAGGCGCAATGGGCGTGGCCTTGCTGTTGTCGGTGTTGATCAAACGACCGCTGCTGCCCTGGCTGATGTACGCCATCATGCGGCGCCAAGCGCCAGGCTCGACTCAGCAGCAGGCATTGGCGCACCCGCTGTTTCAGGCCAGTCTCAACACCGCCACATGGGTTTGGGGATTAGGCCTGATGATCGAGGCAGGCATACGACTGTCGATGGCGGCCTACTGGCCCATTGCCGATAATTTACTCTATGGGCCCATCGTCAGCTACGGCATCATGCTGTTATTGCTTCTGTGGCTTATTCTCCACCATCGCTGGCGAGTGCAAACAACGCATCGCTAG
- a CDS encoding phosphomannomutase/phosphoglucomutase — translation MSLLAPDIFKAYDIRGIVDDTLTLHSAYLIGRAVGASAIEKGVTDIAVGRDGRLSGPSLLAELARGLQDAGLNVLSVGMVATPMLYFAAHTMTQASGVMVTGSHNPPNYNGFKMMIAGETLSGEAIQALRQRIEADDLAQRPAGQYSEANVAQAYQDHIVADIKPKRGMKIAIDAGNGVAGAFAGDLYRALGCEVTELFCDVDGNFPNHHPDPAKPENLQDLIHTLQTTDCEIGLAFDGDGDRLGVVTKEGNIIWPDRQLMLFAQDVLVRHPNAQVIYDVKSTRLLNPWIKHHGGQPIMARTGHSFIKAKMKETGALIAGEMSGHIFFKERWFGFDDGMYAGARLIEILSVSDNPNQVLNQLPDAISTPELNLQMAKEGDNHALIAMLQAAAQFPNADEIISIDGLRVEYQDGFGLMRASNTTPVIVFRFEAETEHGLKRIQAEFKQVLQQHTSQTLPF, via the coding sequence ATGAGCCTATTGGCCCCTGATATTTTTAAAGCCTACGACATCCGCGGCATTGTGGACGACACCTTAACCCTACACAGCGCCTATTTGATTGGCCGCGCCGTGGGCGCCAGCGCCATTGAAAAAGGCGTGACCGATATCGCCGTGGGCCGCGATGGCCGCCTCTCTGGCCCATCGCTGCTTGCCGAGCTAGCGCGTGGCCTACAAGACGCTGGTCTGAATGTATTGAGCGTGGGCATGGTGGCTACCCCCATGCTGTACTTTGCCGCCCACACGATGACCCAAGCCTCTGGCGTCATGGTGACCGGCAGCCATAATCCGCCTAATTATAATGGCTTTAAAATGATGATTGCGGGCGAAACCCTATCTGGTGAGGCCATCCAGGCCCTGCGCCAGCGCATTGAGGCCGACGATTTGGCCCAGCGCCCAGCAGGCCAGTACAGCGAAGCCAATGTCGCCCAAGCCTACCAAGACCACATCGTGGCCGACATCAAGCCCAAACGCGGCATGAAAATCGCCATCGATGCCGGCAACGGCGTGGCCGGCGCCTTTGCTGGCGATCTTTATCGTGCACTGGGCTGTGAAGTAACGGAGCTTTTTTGCGACGTGGACGGTAACTTCCCTAACCACCATCCCGATCCAGCCAAGCCAGAAAACCTACAGGATTTAATCCATACCCTACAAACCACCGATTGCGAAATCGGTTTGGCCTTTGACGGCGACGGCGACCGCCTAGGCGTGGTGACTAAGGAAGGCAACATCATTTGGCCCGATCGCCAGCTGATGCTGTTTGCTCAAGACGTCTTGGTGCGCCATCCCAACGCTCAAGTCATCTATGACGTTAAATCCACCCGCCTATTAAACCCCTGGATTAAACATCATGGTGGCCAGCCAATTATGGCGCGCACCGGCCACAGCTTTATTAAGGCCAAGATGAAAGAAACGGGGGCTTTAATTGCGGGCGAAATGAGTGGCCATATCTTCTTTAAAGAACGTTGGTTCGGCTTTGATGACGGCATGTATGCAGGTGCCCGCCTGATTGAAATTTTATCCGTATCGGACAACCCAAACCAAGTCCTCAACCAGCTGCCTGATGCCATCTCCACGCCAGAATTAAACCTTCAAATGGCTAAGGAAGGCGACAATCACGCCCTAATTGCTATGTTACAGGCGGCAGCACAGTTCCCCAACGCCGATGAAATCATCAGCATTGACGGCCTGCGGGTAGAATACCAAGATGGCTTTGGCCTGATGCGTGCGTCCAACACCACGCCGGTGATCGTGTTCCGCTTCGAAGCCGAAACCGAACATGGCTTAAAACGCATTCAAGCAGAGTTTAAACAGGTCTTGCAACAGCACACCAGCCAAACCCTGCCTTTCTAA
- a CDS encoding aminodeoxychorismate/anthranilate synthase component II: protein MLLMIDNFDSFTYNIVQYLAQLGQEVVVKRHDEISVAQIEALNPDYLVIGPGPCSPKEAGISVAAIQQLAGKMPIMGICLGHQAIGHAFGGDIIAAKTLMHGKVSPVLHHNIGMFHDLPNPVSCTRYHSLAIDPDTLPACLSVTAWTEDGEIMGVRHKDYAIEGVQFHPEALLTEHGHDMLQNFLTEHQRRSAE from the coding sequence ATGCTGTTAATGATCGATAACTTTGATAGTTTTACCTATAACATTGTCCAGTACTTGGCCCAGCTTGGCCAAGAGGTGGTGGTCAAACGCCATGACGAAATCAGCGTCGCCCAAATCGAAGCGCTGAATCCTGACTACCTCGTCATTGGCCCTGGCCCTTGCTCACCCAAAGAAGCCGGTATCTCCGTTGCGGCTATTCAGCAGCTAGCAGGTAAAATGCCCATTATGGGCATCTGCCTTGGCCATCAAGCCATTGGCCACGCCTTTGGCGGCGACATTATCGCCGCCAAAACGCTGATGCACGGCAAAGTATCGCCGGTGCTACACCACAATATCGGCATGTTCCACGACCTGCCCAATCCCGTCAGCTGTACCCGCTATCATAGTTTGGCCATTGATCCAGACACCTTACCTGCATGCCTCAGCGTCACCGCATGGACAGAAGACGGTGAAATCATGGGCGTGCGCCACAAAGACTATGCCATTGAAGGCGTCCAGTTTCACCCAGAGGCCTTATTGACCGAGCACGGACATGACATGCTGCAAAATTTTTTAACCGAACATCAACGCCGCAGCGCCGAATAA
- a CDS encoding response regulator, which translates to MTKQINILLIDDHTLFRSGIKALLQRQADFAIVGEAADGLEGVKLTKSLQPDIVLLDLDMPVMNGQEALTQILSADPEQVVLMLTVSEDADDLTECMRLGAKGFLLKNINAEFLLDSIRKAVDGDTVFSPEMTAKLVQCLLKPNQPPASAEELALQSLTPRETETLSYLAIGASNKEIARKLDLAESTIKVHVQSILRKLTLSSRVQAAVFAVKHNVVASH; encoded by the coding sequence ATGACCAAGCAAATTAACATTCTATTGATTGACGACCACACCTTATTTCGCAGCGGCATTAAAGCCTTGCTCCAGCGTCAGGCTGACTTCGCCATTGTCGGTGAAGCCGCTGATGGCTTGGAAGGGGTGAAGCTGACTAAGTCGCTACAGCCCGACATTGTCTTACTGGATTTAGACATGCCGGTGATGAACGGCCAAGAAGCGCTGACCCAAATTCTCAGCGCTGACCCCGAACAAGTGGTGTTGATGCTGACCGTGTCGGAAGACGCCGACGACTTAACCGAATGCATGCGATTGGGGGCGAAAGGCTTTTTGCTCAAAAACATCAATGCGGAATTTCTACTCGACAGCATCCGTAAAGCGGTAGATGGCGACACGGTGTTTTCGCCGGAAATGACGGCTAAGCTGGTGCAATGTTTGCTTAAGCCGAATCAGCCCCCGGCCTCGGCCGAAGAGCTGGCTTTACAGTCGTTGACGCCGCGAGAAACCGAAACCCTGTCGTATTTAGCCATTGGTGCCAGCAATAAGGAAATTGCCCGCAAGCTGGACTTGGCTGAATCCACCATTAAGGTACACGTACAAAGCATCTTGCGTAAGCTCACCCTCAGCAGCCGTGTTCAGGCCGCTGTATTCGCCGTCAAACACAATGTGGTGGCCTCACACTAG
- a CDS encoding nitrate/nitrite transporter: protein MATVKFKQYSVLFSSTLAFTVCFMVWTMFAVIGVPIQQELQLSSTQFGLLAAMPVLSGSLVRVPLGILTDRIGGRKVFFVLMLLCVPGIYAIQFVGEYWQLLVVGLFMGLAGGSFSVGTPYVAKWFPKERQGLAMGIFGAGNAGSAINTLVAPALIAIGTWHLVPTVYAAIMLGTAVMFWFFSFHNPEHLVSSQVSIKEQIALMKNPAVLRYSQYYSVVFGGYVGLALWMTKYYVNEYGFDLALAAFLAACFSMPGGVLRALGGWLSDKWGAYKVTWWVMWVCWVCFFILSYPQTDFVIQTTNGPQSFHIGLSPVLFTILMFVVGVAMAVGKASVFKFIADEFPRDMGAVSGVVGLAGGLGGFTLPIMFGALEDLTGVRTVVFMLMYGTVCVSLIWMHFSFKKQVKQ, encoded by the coding sequence ATGGCAACGGTTAAATTTAAACAATACTCGGTACTTTTTAGCAGTACCTTGGCATTCACCGTGTGTTTTATGGTATGGACGATGTTTGCCGTCATTGGGGTACCCATTCAACAAGAATTACAGCTAAGCTCGACTCAGTTTGGCCTCTTGGCCGCGATGCCGGTGCTGTCTGGTTCTTTGGTTAGGGTGCCTTTGGGTATTTTGACCGACCGCATAGGCGGTCGTAAAGTGTTTTTTGTGTTAATGCTGTTATGTGTCCCTGGCATCTACGCCATTCAATTTGTGGGCGAGTACTGGCAGCTCTTGGTGGTGGGCTTATTCATGGGCTTGGCCGGCGGTTCTTTTTCAGTTGGCACGCCTTATGTGGCCAAATGGTTCCCAAAAGAGCGCCAAGGTTTGGCGATGGGGATTTTTGGTGCGGGTAACGCCGGCTCCGCCATTAATACCTTAGTGGCGCCCGCCTTGATCGCGATTGGCACCTGGCATTTAGTGCCCACCGTGTATGCGGCCATTATGCTGGGTACGGCCGTCATGTTCTGGTTCTTCAGCTTCCACAATCCTGAACATCTGGTGTCTTCTCAAGTTTCCATCAAAGAACAAATCGCCCTGATGAAAAACCCAGCCGTGTTGCGCTACAGCCAATATTACTCAGTGGTGTTCGGTGGCTATGTGGGTTTGGCTTTGTGGATGACCAAATACTATGTGAATGAATATGGTTTTGACTTGGCTCTGGCGGCCTTTCTAGCTGCTTGCTTCTCTATGCCTGGCGGTGTTTTACGGGCGCTTGGCGGTTGGCTGTCTGATAAATGGGGTGCTTATAAAGTCACCTGGTGGGTGATGTGGGTGTGTTGGGTGTGCTTCTTCATCCTGTCTTATCCACAAACCGACTTCGTGATTCAAACCACCAACGGCCCACAATCATTCCACATTGGCTTAAGCCCAGTCCTATTTACCATCTTGATGTTTGTGGTGGGCGTGGCGATGGCGGTGGGTAAGGCGTCAGTATTTAAGTTCATTGCTGATGAATTTCCTCGTGACATGGGCGCCGTGTCTGGCGTGGTGGGCTTGGCTGGTGGTTTGGGTGGATTTACCTTACCGATCATGTTTGGTGCGCTAGAAGACTTAACCGGCGTACGTACCGTGGTGTTTATGTTGATGTATGGCACCGTGTGCGTGTCGCTCATCTGGATGCATTTTTCGTTTAAAAAACAGGTTAAACAATAA